One stretch of Prunus persica cultivar Lovell chromosome G1, Prunus_persica_NCBIv2, whole genome shotgun sequence DNA includes these proteins:
- the LOC18790132 gene encoding uncharacterized protein LOC18790132 encodes MAAAAGACLPLVPQFFTSGCGSNAITRCSSSSPMRSTTTTSNVIFHNYDYCYKPSSMIRSCRRRRVACYSAASSTSAGGGGGGITEFDLYELMGIDSSCDPSEIKRAYRTLQKRCHPDIAGPAGHDMAIILNEAYALLSDPNSRSAYDKEQAKIAELRGYSGKPIYSVWFGSESEERAVFVDEVKCIGCLKCALCAEKTFAIESVYGRARVVGQWADPESKIQEAIQACPVDCISIVERSNLAALEFLMSKQPRGSVRIGMGTTAGARVSNIFVDLKKFQTRFQDAAKQKASSTQTSSETDLQREARLSAIQAIRSISNWLYWKTPYSTSAHHQSTSLQNFTQSSIGPTYSSHFNHTDVSNLLREAAAARKQGRYQRRTRPVRPLNPPSSKEEEDGDYWKPLTNALPHAAAATASSSTQNNHSNSSQPSPAHQRRNVDKDYRSVQRNPKPNPIRWLAPMAPAILMAAVVGRSQSQGDGGAVGNGNGGGGGLTEHIYGSFALEIVNSSWLQIVLVAITWYIIGTVIVGLVDAIKSRQT; translated from the exons ATGGCTGCAGCAGCAGGAGCATGCCTTCCTCTTGTTCCTCAGTTTTTTACTAGTGGTTGTGGCTCAAATGCTATAACCAGATGCAGCAGCAGCTCCCCAATGAGATCAACCACTACCACTTCAAATGTTATATTTCATAATTATGATTACTGTTATAAGCCTAGCAGCATGATTAGATCTTgcaggaggaggagggttGCTTGTTATTCTGCTGCTTCTTCTACTTctgctggtggtggtggtggtggtatcACAGAGTTTGATCTGTATGAGCTGATGGGGATCGATAGCAGTTGCGATCCATCTGAGATCAAAAGAGCATACCGGACGCTGCAGAAGCGGTGCCACCCAGATATCGCAGGGCCAGCAGGGCATGACATGGCTATCATCCTCAATGAAGCATATGCTCTTCTCTCTGATCCTAATTCACGTTCAGCTTATGATAAG GAGCAAGCGAAAATTGCAGAGCTTCGAGGGTACTCAGGGAAACCAATATACtcagtttggtttggttcagaAAGCGAAGAAAGAGCTGTTTTTGTGGATGAAGTCAAGTGCATTGGGTGCTTGAAATGCGCCTTATGCGCTGAAAAAACTTTTGCAATCGAATCAGTGTATGGAAGAGCCAGGGTTGTTGGTCAGTGGGCTGATCctgaatccaaaatccaagAGGCCATTCAGGCTTGTCCTGTTGATTGCATCTC gATTGTGGAGCGATCAAACCTAGCAGCTCTGGAATTTCTAATGTCCAAGCAGCCTCGAGGCAGTGTAAGAATAGGCATGGGGACCACAGCAGGTGCACGTGTCTCCAACATTTTTGTTGATCTCAAAAAATTCCAGACCAGATTCCAGGATGCAGCAAAGCAAAAAGCTTCCTCTACACAAACTTCCAGT GAGACGGACCTTCAAAGAGAAGCAAGACTGTCAGCAATTCAAGCCATCAGATCAATCTCCAACTGGTTGTACTGGAAAACCCCCTATTCAACCTCAGCTCATCATCAGTCCACATCTCTCCAAAACTTTACCCAATCATCCATTGGCCCTACATATTCATCCCATTTCAACCACACGGATGTCAGCAACCTCCTCCGAGAGGCAGCGGCTGCTAGGAAACAGGGCAGATATCAGCGGCGCACAAGACCCGTCCGGCCATTAAACCCACCATCATCTAAAGAGGAGGAGGACGGTGACTATTGGAAACCATTAACCAATGCTCTTCCTcatgcagcagcagcaacagcctCCTCATCAACTCAAAACAACCACTCCAACTCATCACAGCCTTCACCTGCTCATCAACGACGGAATGTCGACAAAGATTATAGATCAGTACAGAGGAAccccaagcccaaccccaTTAGATGGTTGGCTCCAATGGCACCAGCAATATTGATGGCTGCCGTTGTTGGCCGATCACAGTCACAAGGAGACGGGGGAGCTGTAGGTAACGgtaatggtggtggtggaggattAACAGAACATATATATGGCTCTTTCGCATTGGAGATAGTCAACAGTTCCTGGTTACAGATCGTATTGGTGGCCATCACTTGGTACATCATTGGCACGGTCATTGTGGGCCTTGTAGATGCCATTAAAAGTAGGCAAACTTAG
- the LOC18789918 gene encoding thioredoxin-like protein YLS8 isoform X2: protein MSYLLPHLHSGWAVDQAILAEEERVVVIRFGHDWDDTCMQMDEVLASVAETLKNFAVIYLVDITEVPDFNTMYELYDPSTVMFFFRNKHIMIDLGTGNNNKINWALKDKQEFIDIVETVYRGARKGRGLVIAPKDYSTKYRY, encoded by the exons ATGTCGTATTTGCTACCTCACCTGCACTCAGGTTGGGCCGTGGACCAGGCCATTCTTGCTGAGGAAGAACGTGTCGTCGTCATCCGATTCGGCCATGACTGGGACGACACTTGCATGCAG ATGGATGAAGTGCTTGCTTCAGTTGCTGAGACACTCAAAAACTTTGCTGTGATTTACCTTGTCGATATCACGGAGGTTCCTGATTTCAACACAATGTATGAGCTCTATGACCCATCCACTGTCATGTTCTTTTTCAGAAACAAGCACATTATGATTGACCTTGGCACTGGGAACAACAACAAGATCAACTGGGCTCTCAAGGACAAGCAAGAGTTCATTGACATCGTTGAGACGGTGTACCGTGGGGCAAGGAAGGGACGCGGTCTGGTCATTGCTCCCAAAGATTACTCCACCAAGTACCGTTACTAA
- the LOC18789918 gene encoding thioredoxin-like protein YLS8 isoform X1, with product MSYLLPHLHSGWAVDQAILAEEERLVLIRFGHDWDETCMQMDEVLASVAETLKNFAVIYLVDITEVPDFNTMYELYDPSTVMFFFRNKHIMIDLGTGNNNKINWALKDKQEFIDIVETVYRGARKGRGLVIAPKDYSTKYRY from the exons ATGTCGTATTTGCTGCCCCACCTCCACTCTGGATGGGCCGTCGATCAGGCCATCCTCGCCGAGGAGGAGCGTCTCGTCCTCATCCGCTTCGGCCACGACTGGGACGAGACCTGTATGCAG ATGGATGAAGTGCTTGCTTCAGTTGCTGAGACACTCAAAAACTTTGCTGTGATTTACCTTGTCGATATCACGGAGGTTCCTGATTTCAACACAATGTATGAGCTCTATGACCCATCCACTGTCATGTTCTTTTTCAGAAACAAGCACATTATGATTGACCTTGGCACTGGGAACAACAACAAGATCAACTGGGCTCTCAAGGACAAGCAAGAGTTCATTGACATCGTTGAGACGGTGTACCGTGGGGCAAGGAAGGGACGCGGTCTGGTCATTGCTCCCAAAGATTACTCCACCAAGTACCGTTACTAA